In a genomic window of Phragmites australis chromosome 14, lpPhrAust1.1, whole genome shotgun sequence:
- the LOC133891560 gene encoding uncharacterized protein LOC133891560, producing the protein MSTAKCLKPAAQRTTVTAEEFKQWLKQFDTDGDGRISRRELREAIRRRGAWFSTVKAWCAVRHADRDRSGYVDDWEMENLIDFAEKELGFQISKEPPGRVNSSGFLNRKR; encoded by the coding sequence ATGTCCACGGCCAAGTGCCTTAAACCGGCCGCGCAGAGGACCACGGTCACGGCGGAAGAGTTCAAGCAGTGGCTGAAGCAGTTCGACAccgacggcgacggccggaTCAGCAGGCGGGAGCTCCGGGAGGCCATCCGCCGCCGGGGCGCGTGGTTCTCCACCGTGAAGGCCTGGTGCGCCGTCCGGCACGCCGACAGGGACCGCAGCGGTTACGTGGACGACTGGGAGATGGAGAACCTCATCGACTTCGCTGAGAAGGAGCTGGGCTTCCAGATATCTAAGGAGCCACCTGGTCGAGTGAACTCTTCTGGTTTCCTCAACAGGAAACGATGA
- the LOC133891333 gene encoding uncharacterized protein LOC133891333 — MSTAKCLTPAAPRCLFPGREHRTTVTAEEFKQWLKQFDTDGDGRISRRELREAIRRRGAWFSTVKAWCAVRHADRDRSGYVDDWEMENLIDFAEKELGFQISKEPPGRVNSSGFLNRKR; from the coding sequence ATGTCCACGGCCAAGTGCCTTACACCGGCCGCGCCCAGGTGCCTGTTCCCTGGCAGGGAGCACAGGACCACGGTCACGGCGGAAGAGTTCAAGCAGTGGCTGAAGCAGTTCGACAccgacggcgacggccggaTCAGCAGGCGGGAGCTCCGGGAGGCCATCCGCCGCCGGGGAGCGTGGTTCTCCACCGTGAAGGCCTGGTGCGCCGTCCGGCACGCCGACAGGGACCGCAGCGGTTACGTGGACGACTGGGAGATGGAGAACCTCATCGACTTCGCTGAGAAGGAGCTGGGCTTCCAGATATCTAAGGAGCCGCCTGGTCGAGTGAACTCTTCTGGTTTCCTCAACAGGAAACGATGA